The following are encoded in a window of bacterium genomic DNA:
- a CDS encoding cyclic nucleotide-binding domain-containing protein, translating into MAKIKPLKQSAIFSSLSDRELALFSRIVSEEDYIQGTVLVAENMKSDKFYLIERGQVAVMTGGVDNGQELILGEGDTFGEWSLLAPPHLTCVAAKVIKEAQVLVIIREDFDRFAKEEPAIALKVFGGIVGSLWPSIKAVEKMLKENL; encoded by the coding sequence ATGGCCAAAATCAAACCGCTTAAACAAAGTGCGATATTTTCCTCTCTCAGCGACCGGGAGTTAGCCCTGTTCTCAAGGATTGTCAGTGAAGAAGACTACATTCAGGGCACTGTTCTCGTGGCTGAGAATATGAAGAGCGACAAGTTCTACCTGATTGAGAGGGGGCAGGTTGCTGTCATGACAGGCGGAGTTGATAACGGACAGGAACTGATCCTCGGTGAAGGGGACACATTTGGAGAGTGGTCCCTCCTGGCACCACCACACCTCACTTGTGTGGCAGCCAAAGTCATAAAAGAGGCCCAGGTTCTGGTTATTATCAGGGAGGATTTTGACCGGTTCGCCAAGGAGGAGCCCGCAATCGCTCTTAAGGTCTTTGGCGGGATCGTTGGAAGCTTGTGGCCGTCCATTAAGGCTGTGGAGAAGATGCTGAAGGAAAACCTTTAA
- a CDS encoding gamma carbonic anhydrase family protein: MIFPHLEKKPVFGSDVFIAPSATIIGDVETGDDASFWFGVVVRGDVNWIRIGSGTNIQDGGKLHVTTDRFPLTIGDRVSVGHGAIIHGCTIGDDCLIGIGAAVLDGASIGSGSVVAAGALVTEGARIPGGHLAMGIPARVVRPVREEETQRILLTAQHYVNLKNSYLKSNI, from the coding sequence ATGATTTTCCCCCACCTTGAAAAAAAACCTGTCTTTGGCAGTGACGTTTTTATTGCGCCTTCCGCTACAATTATCGGTGACGTTGAAACAGGCGACGATGCGAGCTTCTGGTTCGGTGTTGTTGTCCGTGGTGATGTTAACTGGATCCGCATAGGTTCCGGTACCAATATTCAGGATGGAGGCAAACTCCATGTCACCACAGACAGGTTTCCACTTACCATTGGCGATAGAGTTTCAGTTGGACACGGAGCCATTATCCACGGTTGCACTATAGGCGATGATTGCCTCATCGGTATTGGTGCTGCAGTATTAGACGGAGCTTCCATCGGTTCCGGATCCGTTGTGGCAGCAGGGGCGCTTGTAACGGAAGGTGCCAGGATACCCGGTGGACACCTTGCCATGGGAATCCCGGCGAGGGTTGTACGACCGGTTAGGGAGGAGGAGACCCAGCGCATCCTCCTCACAGCTCAACACTATGTTAATCTTAAAAATAGTTATTTAAAGTCAAATATATAG
- a CDS encoding HDIG domain-containing protein: protein MEHQEALDLVFELVTEPNLRNHMLSTEAVMRALARRFDQDPDYWGLAGLVHDLDYDETVNNFPRHGYVTSEILREKGVPEEILDAVVAHAGHRERVTLLDKALYCADPVTGLIAAAAMIRPEKKLELVKLKSLKKRFKEKQFARGADRDQIRSCEELDMELEEFLELSLEAIKGIADEIGL from the coding sequence ATGGAACACCAGGAAGCTCTGGATCTTGTTTTTGAACTGGTAACCGAACCGAACCTGCGTAATCATATGCTTTCCACCGAAGCGGTTATGCGGGCTCTTGCCCGGCGCTTCGATCAGGATCCCGACTATTGGGGTCTGGCAGGACTGGTTCATGATCTTGATTACGATGAGACCGTAAACAATTTTCCCCGGCATGGATATGTGACTTCGGAGATCCTGAGGGAAAAAGGGGTCCCGGAAGAGATCCTTGATGCAGTTGTTGCCCATGCCGGGCACAGGGAAAGGGTTACCTTACTAGACAAGGCTCTCTATTGTGCCGATCCGGTTACGGGACTGATTGCGGCGGCAGCAATGATCCGCCCCGAGAAAAAACTGGAACTGGTCAAGCTCAAGAGCCTGAAAAAACGTTTCAAGGAAAAGCAATTTGCCAGGGGTGCCGACAGAGATCAGATCAGGTCCTGTGAAGAGCTCGATATGGAGTTGGAGGAGTTCCTGGAGTTGAGCCTTGAAGCGATTAAGGGTATCGCTGATGAGATAGGACTTTAA